The following are from one region of the Polynucleobacter sp. MWH-CaK5 genome:
- a CDS encoding pseudouridine synthase produces the protein MDIKNGVGPSKVFIKNTEKAHVYLIDFLVEKFSQIPKEEWLKRMDQGLVLDEEGIPQSASDQCRINTFIYYYRSIEVEESIPFQELIVYEDDHLLIADKPHFLPVTPAGHYLQETLLVRLKNKTGIKDLTPIHRIDRETAGLVAFSKRAQDRNLYQVLFRERQIKKTYEAIAPYQEHLKDQFPIERVSRIEESDIFIQMQEVSGESNSDTVIQLLEVSKPWARYQLELGTGKKHQLRVHMNALGMPIKHDKIYPNIIAQPKVGKDFSEPLQLLAKQLSFKDPVTQLEHEFQSSFVLSL, from the coding sequence ATGGACATTAAAAACGGCGTTGGCCCTAGTAAAGTATTTATTAAAAATACTGAAAAAGCCCATGTCTATTTAATTGATTTTTTAGTTGAAAAATTCTCTCAGATTCCAAAAGAAGAATGGCTTAAGAGAATGGATCAAGGCCTCGTTCTGGATGAGGAGGGCATCCCTCAGTCTGCGAGCGATCAGTGTCGAATCAATACATTCATCTACTATTACCGAAGTATTGAAGTAGAGGAATCAATTCCGTTTCAGGAGTTAATTGTTTATGAAGATGATCATTTACTCATTGCTGATAAACCTCATTTCTTACCTGTTACCCCAGCAGGGCATTACTTACAAGAAACACTGCTCGTTCGCCTAAAAAATAAAACAGGCATTAAAGACTTAACCCCAATCCATAGAATCGATCGTGAGACTGCTGGCTTGGTGGCATTCTCAAAAAGGGCCCAAGATCGTAATCTCTATCAAGTTTTATTCAGAGAGCGTCAAATTAAAAAGACTTATGAAGCGATTGCGCCTTATCAAGAACATCTGAAGGATCAATTCCCAATCGAGCGTGTGAGCAGAATTGAAGAGTCTGATATTTTTATTCAGATGCAAGAAGTTTCTGGAGAATCTAATTCAGACACGGTCATTCAATTATTGGAGGTGAGCAAGCCGTGGGCCAGATATCAGCTTGAACTTGGTACTGGTAAGAAGCATCAATTAAGGGTTCATATGAATGCTTTGGGGATGCCAATCAAACATGACAAGATTTATCCGAACATCATTGCACAACCGAAAGTGGGTAAAGACTTCTCAGAGCCATTGCAACTTTTAGCCAAACAACTGAGTTTTAAGGATCCTGTGACTCAGTTAGAACATGAGTTTCAGAGCTCGTTTGTACTTTCTCTATAA
- the dusA gene encoding tRNA dihydrouridine(20/20a) synthase DusA → MSNNTKRIAVAPMMDWTDRQCRTFHRSLTKEAVLYSEMVTTGALIHGDVPRHLDFDEVQHPVVLQLGGSEPQDLATSAKLAQQWGYDEVDLNCGCPSERVQRGSFGACLMAEPDLVADCVKAMVDAVDMPITVKHRIGLNEMNVQDNQADYQFTLDFICKVAQAGASQVTIHARNAILKGLSPKENRTIPPLRYEIAKQLRIDAQKHFPHLKVLLNGGLENNGDIARYWNDFDGFMIGRAAYHTPGMMLDWDEMLSTEGQAFGHFFGVDQWNRITEELIGQCTRWLKHCEATQQVFHLAAITRHILGLAHGKGGSRQWRRKLSDYRLLSAVKTEQDIRAFFEDANRELRMYVEHDDQDRL, encoded by the coding sequence ATGTCGAATAACACCAAACGCATAGCCGTTGCCCCGATGATGGATTGGACTGATCGTCAGTGCCGAACATTCCATCGAAGCCTCACCAAAGAAGCTGTTCTTTATAGCGAAATGGTGACCACTGGTGCTTTGATTCATGGCGATGTTCCAAGACACCTTGATTTTGATGAAGTGCAGCACCCGGTTGTTTTGCAGTTGGGTGGCAGTGAGCCACAAGACTTGGCAACTTCAGCAAAGTTGGCTCAGCAGTGGGGCTATGACGAAGTTGATTTGAACTGTGGCTGTCCATCAGAAAGAGTTCAACGAGGATCATTTGGTGCTTGCTTGATGGCTGAGCCAGACTTAGTGGCGGATTGTGTGAAGGCCATGGTGGATGCTGTTGATATGCCCATCACTGTGAAGCACCGCATTGGCTTGAATGAAATGAACGTTCAAGATAATCAAGCAGACTATCAGTTCACTTTGGATTTCATTTGTAAAGTGGCTCAGGCAGGGGCTAGTCAGGTGACTATCCATGCCCGCAATGCAATTTTGAAAGGTCTTTCTCCAAAGGAGAATCGAACCATTCCTCCATTGCGTTACGAGATTGCCAAACAATTGCGCATAGATGCGCAAAAGCACTTTCCTCATTTAAAAGTTTTGCTGAATGGCGGCTTAGAAAATAATGGAGATATTGCGCGCTATTGGAATGACTTTGATGGATTCATGATTGGCCGAGCCGCCTATCACACGCCTGGAATGATGTTGGACTGGGATGAAATGTTATCAACCGAGGGCCAGGCTTTTGGCCACTTCTTTGGGGTGGATCAATGGAATCGCATCACTGAAGAATTGATCGGTCAATGTACACGCTGGCTCAAGCATTGTGAAGCCACTCAGCAAGTCTTCCATTTGGCGGCCATTACCCGTCATATTCTGGGTTTGGCTCACGGCAAGGGTGGTTCAAGGCAATGGCGTAGGAAGTTGTCGGACTATCGTTTATTGAGCGCGGTCAAGACGGAGCAAGACATTCGCGCCTTTTTTGAGGACGCCAATCGGGAGCTCAGAATGTATGTTGAACATGACGATCAGGACAGGTTATAA
- a CDS encoding cytochrome c5 family protein, producing the protein MKLSKYVPVIIFSTLLPSIVMANGEATYKQVCMSCHSSGVAGAPKVGDKAKWAPLIKEGQAILTAHGYVGVRGMPAKGGKPDLSVDHFAKALVYMVNQSGGTWKDPDAKTLKAIDLEIEARKKELAKKK; encoded by the coding sequence ATGAAACTTTCTAAATATGTCCCTGTGATTATTTTTTCAACGCTTTTGCCAAGTATTGTCATGGCTAATGGCGAAGCTACTTATAAGCAAGTGTGTATGTCTTGCCACTCATCCGGTGTGGCTGGAGCGCCTAAAGTTGGTGATAAAGCCAAGTGGGCTCCCTTGATCAAAGAAGGGCAGGCGATTTTGACTGCGCACGGCTATGTTGGGGTGAGAGGTATGCCAGCCAAAGGTGGTAAGCCTGATTTGAGCGTTGATCATTTTGCAAAAGCCTTGGTGTATATGGTTAACCAATCAGGCGGTACCTGGAAAGATCCTGATGCTAAAACTTTAAAAGCAATTGATCTGGAAATTGAAGCGCGCAAAAAAGAATTAGCAAAGAAAAAGTAA
- a CDS encoding coiled-coil domain-containing protein — protein MIDTLKLKETFEANGFNNAQACSLSHAMNDLSKNQTDLATKEELHQVRNELKSDIKEVRGEIKDLRTQTNHLLNGLRELRKDIAREMENLENRIAHKLTHRTIISQISIAAILISLMIYFHQNP, from the coding sequence ATGATCGACACCCTAAAACTCAAAGAGACTTTTGAAGCCAATGGCTTTAACAACGCTCAGGCCTGTAGTCTCAGCCATGCAATGAATGATTTATCAAAAAATCAAACAGATCTAGCAACAAAAGAGGAGTTACATCAAGTACGCAACGAATTAAAAAGCGATATCAAAGAAGTAAGGGGTGAAATTAAAGATCTAAGAACACAGACCAATCATCTATTGAACGGCCTTAGAGAACTCAGAAAAGATATTGCTCGAGAAATGGAAAATCTTGAAAATCGGATTGCTCATAAACTGACTCACCGAACAATCATCAGTCAAATATCCATCGCAGCCATATTAATTAGCCTGATGATTTACTTCCATCAGAATCCTTAG
- a CDS encoding lipid A biosynthesis acyltransferase yields the protein MKTFFNILAHGFLWILTIVPYRWTVAIGHALGSIAPLFSKSRVKIVNANLKACFPNLSQEERDVLAKNHWRLLGRSFAERGRLWLGSAESINQFVTVYPEVDMNDGKPRLYVSMHMAGIEAGLIAITMHLKKIKAAPGITLYVFMKNDYFEPRIKKWRERFGAKMLLRESHGRELIREARKGTFVCLSPDMDLGRRDSEFVPFFGVSTNTVLSVSKMAKLAGAEVCPIFTTLRADQSGYDCHVGKPWPNFPSDDPVADTVRMNQYFEEVIKPRIPEYYWIHKRFKNRPEGEPSIY from the coding sequence GTGAAAACTTTTTTTAACATCTTGGCCCACGGCTTTTTATGGATCTTGACGATCGTTCCTTATCGTTGGACGGTGGCTATTGGTCATGCCTTAGGATCTATCGCGCCTTTATTCTCAAAGTCACGCGTCAAGATTGTGAATGCCAATCTAAAAGCTTGCTTTCCCAACTTGAGTCAAGAAGAGAGGGATGTATTAGCAAAGAATCACTGGCGTTTGTTGGGTAGAAGTTTTGCTGAACGCGGCCGTCTTTGGTTGGGAAGTGCTGAATCAATCAATCAATTTGTGACTGTGTATCCCGAGGTGGATATGAACGATGGTAAGCCACGTTTGTATGTCAGCATGCACATGGCAGGCATCGAGGCTGGTTTGATTGCAATCACCATGCACCTCAAAAAAATCAAAGCAGCACCGGGTATCACTTTGTATGTCTTTATGAAAAACGATTACTTTGAGCCGCGCATAAAAAAATGGCGCGAACGTTTTGGTGCAAAGATGTTACTCAGAGAAAGTCATGGTCGTGAGTTGATCCGTGAGGCACGCAAAGGCACCTTCGTATGTTTATCTCCTGACATGGATTTGGGTCGAAGAGATTCTGAGTTTGTGCCATTTTTTGGCGTATCAACCAACACAGTGTTGTCTGTTTCAAAAATGGCCAAGCTAGCAGGTGCTGAAGTGTGTCCAATCTTCACGACCTTGCGCGCAGATCAATCAGGTTATGACTGTCACGTCGGTAAGCCTTGGCCAAACTTTCCAAGCGATGATCCTGTGGCAGACACAGTTCGCATGAATCAGTATTTTGAAGAAGTGATTAAGCCAAGAATTCCAGAGTACTACTGGATACACAAGCGCTTTAAGAATAGACCTGAGGGTGAGCCGTCTATTTATTGA